A region from the Vicia villosa cultivar HV-30 ecotype Madison, WI linkage group LG3, Vvil1.0, whole genome shotgun sequence genome encodes:
- the LOC131659222 gene encoding secreted RxLR effector protein 161-like codes for MFSVCLCARYQANPRESHLAAVKRIIKYQKGTTNVGLWYPKGSMNTLVGYSDADYAGCKTDRKSTSGTCHILGTALVSWSCKKQASVALSTAEVEYIAAGSGCAQILWLKQ; via the coding sequence ATGTTTAGCGTCTGCTTATGTGCCAGATATCAAGCCAACCCTAGGGAATCTCACCTTGCAGCAGTCAAACGAATCATTAAATATCAAAAAGGAACAACCaatgttggcttatggtatcctaaaggtagtatgAATACTTTAGTTGGTTATTCTGATGCTGACtatgcaggttgtaaaactgatcgcaaaagcaccagtggaacatgtcacatTTTGGGAACTGCTCTAGTGTCATGGTCCTGCAAGAAACAAGCAAGTGTGGCTCTTAGTACTGCTGAGGTTGAATATATTGCAGCCGGAAGTGGATGCGCTCAAATCTTATGGCTCAAACAATAA
- the LOC131659224 gene encoding uncharacterized protein LOC131659224 → MARRKGKAISQRSPKRSTQVKSPVKDAARKKSTFIGPIKSKAVTKSTGVGLSKSWSKVVPKKRKEREIVEPESNVEVNVPDIPSRKKPTTSKLAASIPEVPIDNVSFHYASSASRWKYVLQKRLVVERELAPNALENKEVLELIQEAGLLKTVCNLPKCYEKLVKEFVVNLSKDCGNSKSVDFRKVFLRGKCVSFSSSLINKFLERTDEAQTELEVIDNKVFQVITAKQVNRWPLKEKLIASKLSIKYAMLHKIGAANWVPTNHKSSILTVLGRFLYVVGTKAKFDYGTYIFDQTMKHAGYFGIKGPIAFPSLLCGIILDRCPHILNEHDVVCKRESPLAFHYKLFQGKHVPDVVMTSAEASASKVEVIAMLKETCKELESRKTSLEKMISTLEMDENEEFADTEEMGDKD, encoded by the coding sequence ATGGCAAGAAGAAAAGGCAAAGCTATTTCCCAAAGATCCCCTAAAAGGAGTACACAAGTGAAAAGCCCTGTCAAAGATGCTGCCAGGAAGAAGAGTACTTTTATTGGTCCTATCAAGAGCAAAGCTGTAACTAAGAGTACAGGGGTTGGTCTATCAAAATCTTGGAGCAAGGTCGttccaaagaaaagaaaggagcgGGAAATTGTTGAACCTGAGTCTAATGTTGAAGTGAATGTTCCTGACATCCCATCAAGGAAGAAGCCTACAACCAGCAAGCTTGCTGCAAGTATTCCTGAAGTTCCTATTGATAATGTGTCATTCCACTACGCCTCTAGTGCCAGCAGGTGGAAATATGTGCTCCAAAAGAGATTGGTTGTTGAAAGGGAATTGGCTCCAAATGCTCTTGAGAACAAGGAAGTCTTAGAGCTAATTCAAGAAGCTGGGCTGTTGAAGACTGTTTGCAATCTTCCCAAGTGTTATGAGAAGCTGGTCAAAGAATTTGTGGTGAACCTATCTAAAGATTGTGGAAATAGCAAGAGTGTGGACTTCAGAAAGGTGTTTTTGAGAGGTAAGTGTGTATCATTCTCTTCGTCTCTGATTAATAAATTCTTGGAAAGAACAGATGAAGCTCAAACTGAGCTTGAAGTAATAGACAACAAGGTTTTTCAAGTGATCACAGCCAAGCAGGTAAACAGATGGCCCCTAAAAGAGAAGCTAAttgcaagtaagctgagcatCAAGTATGCAATGCTTCACAAGATAGGAGCAGCTAATTGGGTACCAACAAATCACAAGTCCTCTATTTTAACTGTGCTTGGCAGATTTCTGTATGTTGTAGGAACAAAGGCAAAGTTTGATTATGGAACATATATTTTTGACCAAACTATGAAGCATGCTGGATACTTTGGTATTAAGGGTCCAATTGCTTTTCCATCCCTCCTGTGTGGTATAATTCTGGATCGGTGTCCACACATTCTCAATGAACATGATGTAGTGTGTAAAAGAGAAAGTCCCTTGGCCTTCCATTATAAACTGTTTCAGGGTAAGCATGTTCCAGACGTTGTCATGACATCGGCTGAAGCATCAGCCAGCAAAGTAGAAGTCATAGCGATGTTAAAAGAGACTTGCAAAGAGCTGGAATCTAGAAAAACATCTCTTGAAAAAATGATAAGTACTCTGGAAATGGATGAGAATGAGGAATTTGCAGATACCGAAGAGATGGGAGATAAAGATTAA